The genomic stretch aaaaaaaattcataTCCAAAAAGGCGCAGGATTCGATCTCTTTGCGTTCTTCACGTCCACTCACAAAGACTCCACCGATCTCAACAATGGCTCCCATCACTGTATGTATTGCTTGGAATGACATTTGAAAAAGTCGCTTTGCTGTAGGCGGACATGATTTCCCCCTCCTCATTCTTGTCTTGGATTTAGATGGAAGATTGAGGGATGGGAATCGCCGCcgtcgaaaaaaaaaaacagtagGCTGATTGAGAATGTCATGAATATAGAAGAAGTCGGGCAAGGCCCAGAAGCAGACCAAGAAGGTGAGTAACCAATCCAAACGGATTTCATCCTCCCCCCCTGACGGAAGGATGCTAATAATTCCTGCTCTTATAGTTCATCATCAACGCTACCCAGCCTGCCAGCGACAAGATCTTCGACGTCTCCGCCTTCGAGAAGTTCCTCCAGGACCACATCAAGGTTGACGGCCGCACCAACAACCTGGGTGACAACATTgtcatctcctcctctgctGACGGCAAGGTCGAGATTGTTGCCCACAACGAGCTCTCTGGCCGCTACCTCAAGTACCTGTACGTGGATAATCTATATCAAACCTCTTTTGCACATGGGACATGTCACTAACGCTTTTGTAAACAGGACCAAGAAGTtcctcaagaagcagcagctccgtgACTGGCTCCGTGTCGTCTCCACCTCCCGCGGTGTTTACGAGCTCAAGTTCTTCAACGTCGTCAACGACGAggctgatgaggatgacgagtaAATGGTTTTCTTCTCTGATAACTGGGATAACAAAAGAAAGCCATTTTGGGAAAATGATGGAATGAGCTATGGGAAAACTTGGGATAATTTGAACGGCAATCTGGAAAATGTTCTTTTCTGATGGGaaagattatatatactCACGTGCGGGCTTGTGAAAAAAGCCTGTCGCCAGCGTGTGGGTGCTGATGGATTTTTCCCAAGTCGTGGAATAAACTGACCGGCCATTTCGAGTGGACCTACATTAAACACTTTTGCTTGCCCCCCCTTTTAACATTGCTATGTGATGATTTCAATCGTCGTTTCCAATTGTCATCAATCGGGGTGCCGGTGTAAACTATCAAATGTGATGTCtatggatacatgtatatatgttCATATGCAATCATTCATGAGTTGCAAGACGTTACGTAAACGAGGTATCATCAATGCCAAGTCAAAGGGGCATcaagtaggtatatatatacatgtcAAAAGGCAAACAGCCTCTCCCCTCTCACGCTTCACGGCAAAGTCCTCATGACACCCTCAAAAGCCACCAACGCCATCGCATTAGCCGGGAATGCCCTCAAAAAGCACGGCAAGAATCCCCTCCAGTACCCCCTCCACCCAGACTCGCGATACACCGTCACCGCAGCATCGCGCCACCTGGGGAAGCGCCGCTCGCCATCGCCCAGCCCGCCGCCAAGGGGATCCGTCATGATGCGCTGCTTGACCAGATCGCTCGGGTAGCTCGTCAGCCAAAAGACCTGCGCGCTCAGGCCGCCGGCCCAGAAGTTGATGGCCGGGTTGCTCAGGCCCGTGTTGTTGCGCAGGGCCCGCGACAGCACGTCGTAGCTGCCccaccagaagaagaagaagccccgGAAGAGCAGCGTGGCGGACAGGCCGTGGTAGACGCCGCGCACGCCGTGGTGGCCGTAGATCTTGCGCACGCAGTCGAGCGGCCCCGAGTACAGGCGCTCGGCCTTGCGCGCGGCGTACTGGATCTGCAGCCGCGCCTTGATGTGCTCCACGGGCGCGGCGATGAAGCTGACGGTCGCGCCGGCCATGATGCCCGCGATGCCGTGTCCGACCGGCGGCAGATACGACGGCCCTGATGATGCCGAGGCAGATCCAGATGTCCGTCCTGCGCCCAATGACTTGAGCGATGACGACAGGCTTCCAAGCCCGaatccagatccagatccaGCCCCTGGCGTCCACGAATCCGCATGAAAGACATGCTGCGCCATGAGTCGCCTGTAGACATTTAAAGATCCCAGCATCACCGAGTCCATGAACATCCACCCGACCAAAGGCGGCGTGGCGCCCTTGTACAGGCCCGTCACGCCCTCATTGCGGATGGTCTGCAGCACGCATTGGAGAGGGCCGCTGAAGCGCGAGGCCTGAGTTGTTTGAAGCCGGACTTTGACAGTGTCGAAAGGATGGCCGACTGGTAAAGCATTGAAACGAGTTAGTAacaagtcatcatcaacgtAAAAAAAGCTGAGAACCAGCCGACGCTCATTGCTGATGCGTATAGAGGCTACTCTCtcaaccaaaaaaagacagaaagaaAATTCCGTATTCTGTTATACACAGAACAGAACAAAAACAACATACCCGTCAGCTTTGCAATCCCGCTAAACACTCCCGCCACGAATCCCTTGTAATCGCGCCTGGCCGATGtcgctggcttcttctctccagcaaCCACCTCCACCGGACTCGACGCCAGCCCCGTCGAGGTCCCAGAAGCAGCCGTCGCCTCTGCCATTTGCAGCAGGGAAATTAAGATGCAGACGCTTCACTCCAGCGCTTATGAATTGaaatcaagaaagaaaagaaagggaagaaaaaagacagaaaaaaaaaagagggagggTGAGAAATTCACATGTGtaagagcaaaaaaaaggccctAAGTTGAGGCGACAAGGTCAGCTAGGCGATTACCTATTATTCAGAAAAAAATGGGAAACGCTCACCCCCTTGCAGAACGGCTCTTTAAATAGAAAAATTGCTCGCAGTTCACCCAAATGCTTAATAAAAGACAAGAATTGATACTGCTTCCGCCGCAATGCAGTAGATCAAACATGCGATGAGCATGAGATGCTCTTGTTAAAAATCaaagaataagaaagaaagtgGGGTGGGAAAAGATCCCCCCATCCGCAAAGCAATTCTTCTGCTGGGACATTATCCGACTTGCTACGGTATTTAGCGGCCGCCACAGACATCCTACCGGCTGCAGATCAGTAAGATGGTACAAGTGCATGTGCAGTAATACCGGTGTAGAAGGAAGGGAGATACAAACGAAACTCATGATTGGTCTGCGAATCCCGTCACAGTGATACACGCTGGCTTCAAAATCTACTTACTATACTCCGTACTAAGTAGTGATTAACAACGTGTCTACTGTTGCATGGATGGCGGACTTGAGACCGCTGTCTCACAACTTCATGAGACACAGGCTCACACATGCATATACGATTCACCACACAGCACGAATAGGAGGCCAGATAGAAACAGCATGGCAACATTTCCACTGCCGATTATGCATCATTTGTGCCATTGAGAGAAAACACACACTATGCTACGCCTCTTGTCCACTTCCCGCCATCGCATCGCACAGGCCGAGAGAGCGTCATCCCCTAGTCTCATCTCCTTTTATCTCGTCTTaaggccagcagcgcatcgtCCAGATCAAGGCCAGCACAAATAATGCCTTTGCTCCGCTCTAGAATCAAAATAATCATGTcatgtcgtcgtcaaagAACGAAGAAAGAAAGTACAAAAAtatcaagaaggagaagggaaaaaaagccaaaacgGCGCTGGCTAAAACAGGCCATCGCAGATATAATCTCGCAAAGCAAAAGTCCATCTTCAAGATCCCTTCGTGTCCCATATATCCTTCCCGCCAGCTTCTCTCGAAGCGATTCCTGTGGCATTACGTAATATTCTCGCAAGTTGCCTTGCATAATAGCCAGGCAAATGCGATTTTCTTCTCACCCCCTTCATCCCACTATCCTCCCCCCCTTGGTCTCCCCTTTTGCTggagtattttttttatgcgccttttgcttttttttttttccaagtaCGAAAAACCATTTTACGGGTATTGTGTAGCATGTATCCCACGTATACAGCCATGGTGTATGTAATAATAacaataaaaagaaaatcacaATCATCGCTCCTTTCTCCGAGCTGCGTTGTCAAATTGCGGAAGAGGTCGAGGCCCAAAACAACGGCACGATTTCGCCTAGAACGTGTCCGTTTCTTCGCTGACCTGACTGATGTGGCTGTTAATGCTGCCAAACGTGTCTGTAAAATTAGAAAATATTAGCAAACTCTCTTCATTTCCGAGTCAACAGCAGTAATTATGTGGACCATCACAACGCACCTCTCTTTCGCcgtctctcctctcttgccACATCATCTGGACTCTTGGGAGTCATTGCTCGCGGGCCACTAGGCCTACGCGATGGGATGCCAAGGGCAGCATTCAAGTTCTTATTCTCTGGCTTGGGGCTGGTGCTGTTGTATTGGCTAGGATGAGTGCCGGTGCCACTGGCATAGCCGCTTTCGTAGCCCTGAGGACCCGAGGGGCTGCCCTTCTGCAGCGCTGAAACTCGTGCACCTCGTGGCGATGTCTGCTGAGTCGAGCCGTTCATGGGCTCCTTGGGCGGCCGGGCTGGGGCAGAGCCCTGTTGTTGCAAGGCAGCAGGCCAGTAATCACCGCCCTCGTTTCCATATCGCTCATTAGCGTTGCCATTGAGGCGGTTCAGGCTGTTCATTGAGCCTCCCCAATCAGCAGATCTGGGTGTCGCCGGGGCATCGAAGTCTTGAGCAGAATGCTCCAGGGCGGTTCGGAATCGCTCTGTCTGGCCTGTTCTTGGCTGAGGGTGCATGAGGTTGAGCGAGTTACGGTGCGCCTTGTACTTTGGATCCTCTGGCGTGGTGAAATTGGGCACAATTGGTGCTGACGATTCGTGATGAATCTCGTGTGGCGGTGCCAGGCGTGCTTCGGGGAATCCGCCCGGAAGTCTTTCGTCACCATAGGTGTCGAGAGGATAGAGATCATCACGCGAGGCCATGCTTGACCCTGATCGAGATTGCAGCATTTCGTCATTCTTGGCATccttcttgccgctgccacgaAGCGCCTTGCTTACGGTAGATGCTGTCGTTCCAGACCAGCGGGAAATCTTAGGCAACCAGCTGGTGCTGCTCGACTTGCCCTTTCGTCCCTTGTCACTCCGAGGGGGGGTGTTGTCAGCGCTGTGCGGCTGGTTGTAGCCCTGGTCAGAGACGTGCTGTGCGCCGTCTGGAGGGACAGAGCCGCTACGGTGAATCTCGCGATCCATGGGGCTCAGGCTCACCGGAGGGATGATCTGAGTTCGCTCCGCGGTCGGAGTAGGGTGATCATACTCATACTCATCCTCGTGCTCGGGCACCGTGTCGATGCGGTGATCAGAGAACTTACGCTGCCCCTGAGATTGAGACTGGCTACCATGACTAGTGGTTGAGTTGCCTTCAGGTTCATAGCCCTTGTCGTGCTCGTACTGCCCCTCCGGCTGCAGGTTGTCAAATGACTGCCCTGCACCGCTGGTAGAGACCCTAGCAGACATGGGCGGGGCTGTTTGAGTCTTGAGAACGTCAACCTCTCCGAGAAGCTGCATCAGCATGTCTTCGATGCGAGTGAGATCATTGGTGCCCTTGGCACTGAGGCCCTGGAGAGCGCGTTTCCAcaagttcttcttcttcactgcAATCTCATCCACAGTGGCAATGGACGCGCTTTGGACAGAGCGAGAGCCAGGGTAAGGTCTTGGTCCGTTGATGGCTTTTTGGAGCTTTTCAGTGTTTTCAGAGTTGGCAAAGATCACGTCATCGCTGGTCTCTTCAACAAGCTCCTTCAAGTCACGGAAGGAATTGCGCATCTCAATGGCAGCGTTCATAAGGAGAGCAACGATTTCCGTGTCACGAGCGCTTCGCTGGGCATCGCGGACCATGAGCTACAAGGGAATAATCATGTTAGCAATTCCGTTGCACAGAGTTTAGACTCTTGTTTGTTGATGAAACTTACGTGTTGCATCAAGGCAACGATATCCTTGTTTTCAATGCGATCGATTCCTCCACCCGTGGAAGCATCGTAGAATGGAGAGGCCATGCCTTGGGACATGCCGCTAAGAGCGCGGTTGCCCTGAGATGCGTAGAATGGATCTTCGCCTCCCATAAACTTGGACGGCCCCGCGAGATTGATAGCTTTGCCCTTGGGTTCAGCATCGGGAGTTCGGTTAGGTCCATTGGACATGTATCCTTCATCATATTTGAAGCCCGGGCTACCGGTGCTGAAACCCAGACCACGAGAGCCAAGAAGGTTGTCGTTGAGCTCGGGGTTCACAATGGGGCTGGCATCCTCATACGGGTTGGTGAGCAGAGTGTCACGCTTCCGCTCCGCAGACGTTCTCCGCCACTCGTCAACTTCTCCGCTTGGCTCTCGGCTGAGACGGGCAGCATCGTCGAGGTGGGTATCTCTCATTGTCTCATCAGACCTGGACCTGGGGATGACTTGGCCATACTCTGTAGGTGTTGCCTTGCCAGACCACATGCCAGGAACAATGTCTTCGTTCAGAATCGAAGGGTTGGTTTGCAACTCTGAGTCAATGTAGCCAATCTCAGGCATGGGGTTGTCTTGATCGGGAATACTGCTGGCGTCCAACTGGGGCGCAGCCTCATAATCAAGTCTGTCCAAGCTATGAGTGGGAGTGTTTCGCGGCTTCCAGCCTTCCATAGCACGCTCTTTGAATGACTTGTTGCGGAACACGCCGGCCGGCTCATAGTTGTCGTCGGTAACATCCTCAACGGTGGCCTGCTTTCTCTCCTGAGCGGCtttgagagcagcagcggcagcgccgaCGGCGCCTGCAGTAATGGCGGCTTCAGATGATGTGGGGGACTGGAGGTATTTTGTGCGAGGGACCTTGCGTCCATTCTCATCAAGTTCATACTCCATGTATCCATGAGACTGTCCAGGAGTTGGTTGACGGTCGTCCTCATAATCTTGATGATCAAGGCCAGAATGCTTATCTGGACTGACACCCCGGCTGCTTTGAAGCTTGAGTCGATCATCGTATGAGAGATTGGAATCTCCCGCACCGCTGTAGACGCCAGTTAGGACAGACTGGTCAAGCATTGACCCATCAATCAGGGATGCGACGGCAGATTCAGCCGCAATGGCTGGATGAAAGATGTTTGGGGTAGCAGCAATCGGCCGGACAGCCTTTCCTGCAGCCGTCTGTCCCATCTGAGAATTGTCAGAGTAGACGGTGCCTCTTTGACTCGCATCGATGTTGCCAGGGACAGAGTCAAGAGACTGCAGCGAGCGATGAGACTTGATGGATCCATACGCGTCACCCCGTGAGTTCCTATTTGGCGTTTCTCCATCAGCTTCTGTGAAGCCAGACACGCTGGGAATTGGGCTCAAGCCACGCAGGCCCGCCTGGTACGGGACATATCTCAGAGGCGGGGGAACGTCTTGCGTATTGTAATAGCCATCGTCGTAGCCATCGTCTGGATCTTCGCCTTGGTCAATGTCGCGAGGATCTCCATCGTAGGTGAAATTTCCGATGGGGATCTTATTACCGAATTCGTCCGTCTCATATTCCACGCCTTGACCGTATTCCTTCTTGCCACGTGGTAGAGCAGTCAGGTCGCCTTGTGACACATTGGCATGGGTCCTGCCGAGCACCTGGGGTATATCTGCAGACGCTCTAGAAGGAGTGGGCGTTGACGAAGGCGAAGCCATGTCTCTCTGCTGGTCCGCCAACGGAGCGATTTCTTCTGTGGCTGAGTGCAGCCCGTCAGATTCTGCCGACAAGATTGAAGTCCGCGTCATCTCTGAGGGGTTGATCTCGCTCATGAGGGGCattggcggcgctggcggcatttcttcctcatcatcatattCTTCCGCGTATCGTTCACGGCCAAGGCTTTGGCTCCTGGCGCGGGACTCGGTTCTCCTTCTGCGCCTCCTCTTTTCGCCTCCAGTTTCGGATAAGTCGTCTGCTGTGCCGGACAAagccttggcagctgctgcaccaGTGGCGCCAGCGAGTGCGGCCttggccaggctgcttctctttggagtattgccatcatcatgagCGCGGAAATCGGTATCAAGCGAATCTCGGCTAGGACTGTGCACCGATAGGTCATCGTAGTCGTGACGAGCTTCACGGTTCCGTCTCTCCTTGTGTCTGGTGCTCTCTTTCACGGCCTCCTTATCTCTGGCTGGCTCGGGCTTTTGACTTGCAGACCGCCTGCGGTCCAATGCAATATCTTCTCTagaggcagatgaagaaaaagacgcCCGCCGGCCTTCTCGTTTGCTTTGTTCCCGCTTAAGAGCGCTCAATTCCGGTAAGATCAATCTCCGGATGGCATCTTCGACCGTCTCCAGCAACTTGGGGTTGTTGATGGAAGATTTCGATGCGCCAGAGCGCATGGAGCGAGTATCCATGGAGCGATGGCTTGGGGCCAGGTTAGACGACAGGACACTCGAGTCAACGGCAGAAAATTGTGGCGCTGGTGGTTCCGGGTTGCGGCTTCTGCTGGAGCGACGTCGTGAGGACGTGTAGACCTCCTCAGGGGGGGGTTCACTGATGCTTCCAGCCCGACTCTTTGACCGCCGCTTGCGTTCTCCCTTGTCCTTGGACTTGTCTGATGGCGCCTTTGATGAGGAGCGATCTTTTGACTTGGTTTTAGTAGCTTTGGGCTCCTCTACAGTCTCTTCGAGATGTTCTCCCGAGCCCAGTTCGCGTCCGGGAGAGCCATCAAGGAAGCTGTCTGTGGGGATGGCTGAGATTTCAGAGCCATTTCCTGGCGGATAGGAGGACTCTCTCTCATTACTTGGAATCAATGGGCTGGCAGGGCGGCGCcgtcgttgctgctgctgctgctgctgttggcccTGAGTAATCTCTATGTCAATGGGGTTTCGTGAGACAGTGGATTCCTCGGTGGCCGAAGCATACGACGTCACGCTATGGCCATCGTCGGCTCCGAGCAGTTCGTGCTCGCGGGATGAGACGCCATCGTCCAAGGGAATCCGTCGAGTCAGCGAACCTTTGCGGGAAGTTTTTGTCTCCGTCACTTGGATGTTGTGATTACTCTTCCCCCTTTTGGAAGTGGAGGGGGTGAGGCGCACACGCACGCTGGGCTTGCGGCTGGTCGAGCTCCCTGTCCTGCTGCCTTCAAAGTACTCGATCAACAGCGATGTCTGAGACCGATGGCTTCTGTGCCCGCGAGCGCGACTGGAGATGGGAGCGGTGCTATCGTCGGCCATCGAATAGCCCGATTTCTCGTCACCAAGCCTGGAGATGTCGGCGGTAAGCTCCGTGGGCGTTTCTGTCTCGTCGGTCTCGGTCGGGGCAGGCAGCGGGAGGCTTTTTCTACTGACGGTGCTCATGTTAGGCACAGAGGCAATCGGTATCCTTGCCTCCTAACGTCGTACCGCTAACAATGGGCGTGGGCGCGGCGGGGAAAGCTCAGCTCCTCAAAGGCGAATGTCCTAAAGTTTATGGAAAGGGGCGCGTCAAAGAAGACCAAGGGCGAGGTTGAGGAAGAGATATTAgaataaataatagtaatatcCAGACATCCGGAACAGGGCCCAAACGCTTGGCGAAGAATGGGACGAGCGCCTTGACCGACGTCAGCAAATGGACGGGCACAGAGATTGAACGGAgcgaagaaggtgaagagaAAGTGAATCTCCAGATGGGCCACTCGAGATGGGCCCGAGCAGGTGGGTTTGGATGTCAGAAACTCACAGGAACCAAAGAGGGAGGGCGGAATCGGGAAGGGCCAGGGCCAGGCTTTTTTAGCTGGCAGCTGAAGAGTGGCAAAGCTCAGGCGCCGGAGCGGTAAAGCGACCAGAGGAGCTGCAGAGTCAGGGGAGTTGCTGCAGGCCCAGCCAGCTGTACCTGGAAAAGCGCACAAGTATGTATGGCGTGCGGGCAGCAATGAGCTGGTGTAGGAAGCAGTAGTATGTGGGAGTAATATGTGGGAATATGAGGTAATATGTATGTACAGCCAGCTGAGTGAGGCGGAGGAGCAGCAAAACGGAGAGGAGCCTGTCGGTGAGCTGCAAAATGCGGCTGCGAGCTGAGATGAGcagatgcgatgcgatgcgataaGATGCCCGTGAACCGAGGgccgcttcttctctcgcgTTTCctgtgcttctttttttctcttctcccggGAAACGCAGCAAACGCGAGGCGACGCAGGTGGGCGCAGGTGGGCGATGCGATATGCaagcaggaggaagaggagaggacCCGACCTGAGACTCGCAGCTGATGGGATGGATTGAGGCCTTGTTATTGTCCAGAAGCGGGCTGGGGCCTCTGCTTGATGAGTTGGCGCTGCCGATGCGCCTGTCCAATGGCGCTCGGGCGGGCCAGGGTGGGTGGTGCCGCCTGCTGGACCCTCTGAACGGGTGTGCTAGCCACGCTGTAATGGCGTCGACTGCCTGTACGGCTATGCCTATACTGGAGGATGAGTGCTGCTGACTTCGGttttgctctgctcgccaGATTGGGTCGTGGCACGAGGTATGCGGTACCTGCTGAGGAGCAAAGTGGTTACATGGAGGGTACATGCATGCGTGATGCATCCAACGAGCAGACGATGCTTCTTTTTACAGAGCGCGGGCAAAGTACATGGAGCGCAGAGCTAGCCAACCGCGGAACAAGATATTCTCAACTTCTATGGAGAAACACcagccatctttttttcccttgtctctctctctctctgtctcccTCTCTCTACTATGTATCTACTATCGATCAATCAATCAACGATCCCCCCTTGCGCCTCTGATAGGCGGGTGGTGGCGCAGtaggggaaaagaaaaaaaaaaaagacgaggcTGGTGATACAGCGCAGCGCCATTGCACGAGCTTGCGCTACCACGCATTATTCGCGTGCGTTTCCAGCCAATGGCCGATCGTCAGCTTGAGGGGGTTGAAATAGGAGAGCAGAGCTCGAATCAGAGCTGACAGCCAAAGCAGAGCCGTGTTGTGTCCATTGACGCCCAACGtgtcgctcttctctcttccagcCTCAGCTCACGCATGCCTACATCGACCGTGGTACTTATTCCCTCATCTGCATGCCATCTTGGGACATCGTTGAAGTCACCATGATGTAGTGCCCTCTCTGCGTCTGCCGTACTCGCTACTCTGTGATaccgtgctgctgctaattGACACTTTCTTCCCGCCCCATGGCTTCAAGCCGCAACCGCGTCCACAAACCCCTGGCAGCATGGAGAAGCCGAGCCATGGCGTTTCTCCAAAAAACCCAAAGGCGACCCGCCAATGGCGCCGGAGCGACCTGAATCGGCCGTCGCTGGCAGGGTAACCAGAACCGCCTGTTAACCCAGCCTGGACGTTATTTTCTGCGGCCAGGCCCAGGCACATGGGACATGGGACACGAACCAGGAGACAGACTCCAGCAGGACTGCCGAGGGCTGAAAGTGGGAATCTGTGTGATGTGCATGGGGGGGAACAAGCAGCTCCCAAAATGCTTGCAGCGCTTAGCTTGCTCAGGCTGCAAGTACGAGTAATTACGGAGCACCTGTGCCACTCGTCTGGGCTCGCACCGGTGCTGTACGATGTGCTGTACGATGTGCTTCAAAACCTCCATCCTCGTGCGTCGTCGGTCGTCTCTCGTTGCCGATTGCGCATGGACGCTGCCAAATCTTTGTCACTTCTCACGCCGCCTTCTCCCGCAACCCCCAGCAGTTCGTGGCACGCATGGAATAGGGTAGGGCTGAGGCGCAGGTCGAACTCCAGCGTCGGAAGATTTGAACACTGTTCGAAGCGAGTGTTTGttcgccatctccatctgccaTTTGCGGCTTCAGCGGACCCCAAAATGGGCACCGCCCGACGGATCGTGATCGA from Trichoderma atroviride chromosome 3, complete sequence encodes the following:
- a CDS encoding uncharacterized protein (EggNog:ENOG41) — translated: MSTVSRKSLPLPAPTETDETETPTELTADISRLGDEKSGYSMADDSTAPISSRARGHRSHRSQTSLLIEYFEGSRTGSSTSRKPSVRVRLTPSTSKRGKSNHNIQVTETKTSRKGSLTRRIPLDDGVSSREHELLGADDGHSVTSYASATEESTVSRNPIDIEITQGQQQQQQQQRRRRPASPLIPSNERESSYPPGNGSEISAIPTDSFLDGSPGRELGSGEHLEETVEEPKATKTKSKDRSSSKAPSDKSKDKGERKRRSKSRAGSISEPPPEEVYTSSRRRSSRSRNPEPPAPQFSAVDSSVLSSNLAPSHRSMDTRSMRSGASKSSINNPKLLETVEDAIRRLILPELSALKREQSKREGRRASFSSSASREDIALDRRRSASQKPEPARDKEAVKESTRHKERRNREARHDYDDLSVHSPSRDSLDTDFRAHDDGNTPKRSSLAKAALAGATGAAAAKALSGTADDLSETGGEKRRRRRRTESRARSQSLGRERYAEEYDDEEEMPPAPPMPLMSEINPSEMTRTSILSAESDGLHSATEEIAPLADQQRDMASPSSTPTPSRASADIPQVLGRTHANVSQGDLTALPRGKKEYGQGVEYETDEFGNKIPIGNFTYDGDPRDIDQGEDPDDGYDDGYYNTQDVPPPLRYVPYQAGLRGLSPIPSVSGFTEADGETPNRNSRGDAYGSIKSHRSLQSLDSVPGNIDASQRGTVYSDNSQMGQTAAGKAVRPIAATPNIFHPAIAAESAVASLIDGSMLDQSVLTGVYSGAGDSNLSYDDRLKLQSSRGVSPDKHSGLDHQDYEDDRQPTPGQSHGYMEYELDENGRKVPRTKYLQSPTSSEAAITAGAVGAAAAALKAAQERKQATVEDVTDDNYEPAGVFRNKSFKERAMEGWKPRNTPTHSLDRLDYEAAPQLDASSIPDQDNPMPEIGYIDSELQTNPSILNEDIVPGMWSGKATPTEYGQVIPRSRSDETMRDTHLDDAARLSREPSGEVDEWRRTSAERKRDTLLTNPYEDASPIVNPELNDNLLGSRGLGFSTGSPGFKYDEGYMSNGPNRTPDAEPKGKAINLAGPSKFMGGEDPFYASQGNRALSGMSQGMASPFYDASTGGGIDRIENKDIVALMQHLMVRDAQRSARDTEIVALLMNAAIEMRNSFRDLKELVEETSDDVIFANSENTEKLQKAINGPRPYPGSRSVQSASIATVDEIAVKKKNLWKRALQGLSAKGTNDLTRIEDMLMQLLGEVDVLKTQTAPPMSARVSTSGAGQSFDNLQPEGQYEHDKGYEPEGNSTTSHGSQSQSQGQRKFSDHRIDTVPEHEDEYEYDHPTPTAERTQIIPPVSLSPMDREIHRSGSVPPDGAQHVSDQGYNQPHSADNTPPRSDKGRKGKSSSTSWLPKISRWSGTTASTVSKALRGSGKKDAKNDEMLQSRSGSSMASRDDLYPLDTYGDERLPGGFPEARLAPPHEIHHESSAPIVPNFTTPEDPKYKAHRNSLNLMHPQPRTGQTERFRTALEHSAQDFDAPATPRSADWGGSMNSLNRLNGNANERYGNEGGDYWPAALQQQGSAPARPPKEPMNGSTQQTSPRGARVSALQKGSPSGPQGYESGYASGTGTHPSQYNSTSPKPENKNLNAALGIPSRRPSGPRAMTPKSPDDVAREERRRKRDTFGSINSHISQVSEETDTF
- a CDS encoding 60S ribosomal protein eL22; translation: MAPITKKSGKAQKQTKKFIINATQPASDKIFDVSAFEKFLQDHIKVDGRTNNLGDNIVISSSADGKVEIVAHNELSGRYLKYLTKKFLKKQQLRDWLRVVSTSRGVYELKFFNVVNDEADEDDE
- a CDS encoding uncharacterized protein (TransMembrane:3 (o98-115i230-250o270-287i)); translated protein: MAEATAASGTSTGLASSPVEVVAGEKKPATSARRDYKGFVAGVFSGIAKLTVGHPFDTVKVRLQTTQASRFSGPLQCVLQTIRNEGVTGLYKGATPPLVGWMFMDSVMLGSLNVYRRLMAQHVFHADSWTPGAGSGSGFGLGSLSSSLKSLGAGRTSGSASASSGPSYLPPVGHGIAGIMAGATVSFIAAPVEHIKARLQIQYAARKAERLYSGPLDCVRKIYGHHGVRGVYHGLSATLLFRGFFFFWWGSYDVLSRALRNNTGLSNPAINFWAGGLSAQVFWLTSYPSDLVKQRIMTDPLGGGLGDGERRFPRWRDAAVTVYRESGWRGYWRGFLPCFLRAFPANAMALVAFEGVMRTLP